The sequence below is a genomic window from Mycobacterium heidelbergense.
GCTGGCGACGCTCGACTGCGGGCTGGAGCCGCTGATCGTCGAAAAGCAGGCGCTGGTCGGCGGGTCGACGGGGCTTTCGGGCGGCATCGTCTGGATGCCGAACAACCCGTTGATGCGGGCCGAGGGCGTCGCGGACTCGCACGAAGACGGCCTGGCCTACCTCGCCGACGTGGTCGGCGACATCGGCGCGCCCTCGTCGCCGGCGCGCCGCGAGGCGTTCCTCACCGCGGGTTACGAGATGATCAACTTCCTTGTCCGCAAGGGCGTTCGGCTGATCCGGTGTGACGGCTGGAGCGACTACTACCCCAATCGCAAGGGCGGCAACGCATTCGGCCGCGCGGTCGAGGGAATTCCCTACGACGCCGCGGAGCTGGGTGGCTGGAGCGACAAAGTTCAGCCGCCGCTGGCCAAGAACTACGGGTTCGTGGTGCTGACCAACGAGTTGCGCTCGGTCCAGTACTACAACCGTTCGCCGCGGGCGTTCGCGGTGGCGACAAGGGTGTTCCTGCGCACCGCGGCGGCGCGCCTCCGCCGGCGCCGGATCCTCACCAACGGCGCTTCACTCATCGCCCAAATGCTCAAGGCGCTGATCGAGCTCGCCGATGGTCAGCCTCCGCTGTGGACGAACGCCGCGCTGGACGACCTCATCGTCGAGGACGGCCGGGTCGTCGGCGCGCGTGTCATCCGCGACGGCACACCGTTGAACGTCGAGGCGCGAAGGGGGGTCCTGCTGGCCGCGGGCGGCTTTGGCCACAACGCCGAGATGCGCCGCCGGTACAGCGGCGACCAACCCAACGAGGCGCGGTGGTCGATCGCCAACGCCGGGGACACCGGCGAGGTGCTGCAGGCCGCGATGCGGCTGGGCGCTAAGACCGATCTGCTCGACGAAGCCTGGTGGTTGCCTTCCGTTTTCATCGCCAACGGCGGCGCGGCCGCCGCGTCGCTCGGCTCGGGACGGCAGCGGCCCGGCGCCATCTACGTCGACTCAACCGGACGGCGATTCTGCAACGAGTCGAACTCGTACGTCGAGGTCGGCAAGGCGATGTACGCCAACAAGGCGGTGCCCTGCTGGATGATCTTCGACGACGGGTACGTGCGCCGATACGTGGCGGGCACCAACCCGTTCAAGCGGCGCCTGCCGTCCGGGCTGATCGAAAACGGTGCCGTCAAACGCGGCGACACCCTCGCCGACCTCGCCCACCAGATCGACCTTCCCGCAGACGAGTTGGCGCGGACGATCCAGCGGTTCAACCGGTTCGCCGCCAAGGGCCAGGATCCCGACTTCGGGCGCGGCCAGTCGGCCTACAACGACTGCCTCGGCGATCCGGGGCATCGGCCCAACGCCGCCGTCGGCCCGCTCGACCGCGCTCCGTACTACGCGACGAGGGTTTTCCCGGCGGACGTCGGGACGTGCGGGGGCGTGATCACCAACGAGCACGCGCAGGTGCTGGACGAGCAGGACCTGGTGATCGAGGGCCTGTACGCCACCGGCAACACCACCGCGACGGTGATGGGCCGAACGTATCCGGGTGCCGGCGCGAGCATCGCCGGCTCGATGGTGTTCGGCTACGTCGCGGCGCGGCACGCCGCCGGGCGCAGTCGCTAGGTTGTGCGAGCAGACGTAGAATCGCTCAAAACCAGGGGCTTTTGGGCGATTCTACGTCTGCTCACCCTACTCGTCGCGGCCGACGAAGTCGCGCGGCTTCATGCCCGACTGCATGAGTTCGGCCCGCCGCGCCTGGACGTCGGAGGCGGCGCCCACCATGTTGGTCAAGATGTGGCTGACCTGAAGGTGCACCCGCATGCCCATCAATTCCCACGCCCGCTTCACGTTGTTCTTCACCGCCATCAGCGTGGTCAGCGGGATTTGCGCGATCTTGCGTGCCATCTCCTCGACGGTGGCCTCGAGGTCATCCCGCGGCACCACCTTGTTGAGCAGCCCCCACTCCAGCGCCTGCTGCGCGGACAGGGTCGGCGCCAGCAGCAGCCAGTCCATGGTGCGGTGCCAGTTCATCAGCAACCACGGCTCGATCATGGTGTGCCCGCCGGGTTCGCCGAGGCTTTGGGCAAGCGGCATCTGGAAATACGCGTCCTCGGAT
It includes:
- a CDS encoding FAD-binding protein, translated to MTTRWDRSVDLLIAGSGGGGMVAGLATLDCGLEPLIVEKQALVGGSTGLSGGIVWMPNNPLMRAEGVADSHEDGLAYLADVVGDIGAPSSPARREAFLTAGYEMINFLVRKGVRLIRCDGWSDYYPNRKGGNAFGRAVEGIPYDAAELGGWSDKVQPPLAKNYGFVVLTNELRSVQYYNRSPRAFAVATRVFLRTAAARLRRRRILTNGASLIAQMLKALIELADGQPPLWTNAALDDLIVEDGRVVGARVIRDGTPLNVEARRGVLLAAGGFGHNAEMRRRYSGDQPNEARWSIANAGDTGEVLQAAMRLGAKTDLLDEAWWLPSVFIANGGAAAASLGSGRQRPGAIYVDSTGRRFCNESNSYVEVGKAMYANKAVPCWMIFDDGYVRRYVAGTNPFKRRLPSGLIENGAVKRGDTLADLAHQIDLPADELARTIQRFNRFAAKGQDPDFGRGQSAYNDCLGDPGHRPNAAVGPLDRAPYYATRVFPADVGTCGGVITNEHAQVLDEQDLVIEGLYATGNTTATVMGRTYPGAGASIAGSMVFGYVAARHAAGRSR
- a CDS encoding enoyl-CoA hydratase-related protein encodes the protein MERRVLEAIIYEREPPIARIILNRVDKANTKDAVLVTEVDNCLHEADRDNEIKVVILKANGKGFCGGHVARWGPDEDPYPDFGDTFEGLYKGTADLFLWPTLYLWEFPKPTISQIHGYCMGGGIYLGLLTDFCVASEDAYFQMPLAQSLGEPGGHTMIEPWLLMNWHRTMDWLLLAPTLSAQQALEWGLLNKVVPRDDLEATVEEMARKIAQIPLTTLMAVKNNVKRAWELMGMRVHLQVSHILTNMVGAASDVQARRAELMQSGMKPRDFVGRDE